One Mycteria americana isolate JAX WOST 10 ecotype Jacksonville Zoo and Gardens chromosome 7, USCA_MyAme_1.0, whole genome shotgun sequence genomic window, GTCTCACCGACCAGAACAACACTTTATCCCctccaaaaacaacaacaaaaagttacaCCTTGTAAACCCTCACCTTAACTTTCGGCTGCAAACACCGGTAAAACCCAGCGTTAACTCCCAAGACGAAAGCCCAGCGGAGGTTCCCAGAGGGGCGGGCAGTCCGCGCCCGCCCGGGGACAAGTCCGCGCCCGCCGCCgtccgcccccagccccgccacagggagccccgcgggggccgCACCACAGCCGCGCctcaggggccgggggctcgCAGCTGCCCCGGCACGGCAGCGTCCCGCCCGCACTCACCGCGGggcgccgggctgggctgggctgggctgggtccgGTCCCGTCCCGCACCACCGCCGCCACCGCAACCTGCTCTCCCGTTCAAACGcacggcgctgccgcccgccccgccccggcccggcccgccctcCGGCGCGGGGCGCAGGGGAAACCCGGAGAGACGCCGTGCCCGGAGCGGAGCGCTCTCCCGCCCGCCAacagagcggcggcggcggctgaggcCGGCGATCCAGCCCCGGTGTTgtggcggccccgcgcccgctcccATTCAACCTGCTCCATTGTGTGTCCGCTCCGAGCCGgcggggcgccgcgccgcccctcAGCGCCGCCCCGCCTCACAGCGGCCGCGGGGCGAGGGGCCCCCTTCCCTCACCGTCCCGGCAGAGTCTCCCCACAGCGGCCGCTCCTCACGGCGGGACTCACAGAGTTCCCCGACCCGAGGCGGGGACGCGGTCCCGGCTGAGGCGCGCCGCGGTCCGGCGGGGACtgagggcgcggggcggcccctcGGGCTCACCTTCGCCCCGCTGGCGGCGGGTGCCATGGAGACGCGCGGGACGGCGGCAACCGCCGCACCTGCCGCGGGGCGGCACCGCCCTTCCTCACAGCCCCCGCCGGCGGGACGCCGCGGAGGGatccgccgcccccggcccgtcCGCGCGGGCCGGAGAGAGCGTTCAGGGACCGTCCCTGGCACAGGGCGGGatcccccggggaggggaggaaaatcATCGCGtttgactgactttttttcttttttttcctttaaaaatctacGATGAACTTCAAGGGCTGTTCACCTGCCTTGGCTAACGGCACCCAACGGCAGGGAAGCGATAACCGGTACTTACAGAGCTCTGACTTCCCTGACATACGGTGTACCGGCGGCCACCGAAAGTCCTGGCGTGAGGGAACGCGCCTCTCTGCTGGAGGAGGTTAAGTCTAAAACTCTGCTTTCGAAATCAGAATTTTTATATCTGATAGTCCCGTGGGTGACGGAGGAGCGTTTTACAGGGAACCAGCAGGTGTGAGCTCTGACAGACTGGGAAAAGAGCGGGGATATTGCAATGACCGAGGGACGTAACCCGAGGAAGGAGActgctgtccctcctgtcccGGGGACGGTGGCAGGGGGAAGCCCCCCAGGCGCCCATCGCTCTGCGGCGGCGAGGCCTCGCTCCATGCGCAGGGCCAAGCCGCTTTGTTCGTCTGTCGGGAACGTGTGCTAACAGCACCGTGCCCACCGCTCTCGGGTGGGCTCCGGGGAAGGCTGGTAATGTTTATGACAACCATTTGCCTTACATGCCACACCAGCAATAAAAAGCCTGGGCGACgctgaagatatttttcttagAGGGCCATTTGGAGGTCTCTCCTTTCACCCCCTATGATCTTTTTAAGATGTTGTACTGCTCACAGAGTATTCAGAGTTGCAGGAGCAAAGGCACAAGAACTAAACAGTTTAATTCTTGTCCTTATTCCTAATCACACAAGAACTGCATCCTCTGCTTGGAAATACTCTTGTGTGCATCGCTGCTGCGGCTGAAGGAATGGGATGGTGCTCCTCGGGGGGGGGTGTTTTTATATAATggagaaaagtgctttttctccccctgaACTCCCTGTCAGTTCCTCAACTCGGTTCTGCAGAGCTAATTGTTTCTACTCCTGTTACCGGTTTTTCAATAGACAGGCCTCCCACGGAGACAAGATCTGCAACCTCTCAAGCCTTGCACAGATGGAAAGCACAGCTTTAAACCGAGTTGTGCTTTTTTGAGGGGGGAGagtgtgttgttgttttttttaaaagagataagCCCTGGACGATAAGGAAAACAGCATTAACAAACAATTATAGGAGTTGACTCTCATGAAATCAGTTGTCACTGCACTCTTAAATCCTGCACCACTCGGTTACTCTCTGTGTGACTGGTGTTGTCCCTTCCAGCACTGATCCCTGATGCTAAGCTGCTTCCCTGGGTTTGTATTCTGACCTGTAGTAAGAGCACATCACCAAAACTTCTTGTCCTGTGCAACAAATGTGAAAAGAGATCAGGGGCCTGAATTCAAAGATCTTAGATATCCCTCTCCGTAGTTCCTTCTGAAATTATGTTAGACTACCTCATGGCCACAAATACGGGGAAGGAAacttcagagttttctttcaaACTAAGAGGAGGCTAAATAAGTGATAAAGCAGCTGGTTTGCGACCTCTTAAAAATCCTTCACAAGCTATGACCTAATGGAAAGGATACAACAATTTGCTGTAATTTAGAAAAATCTCTAGGGCTTTTCTGAACTTCATCAAGGGTAAAAAGGGCTGAGAGGCAAGACTGTGAGGGAACAAGCTTGGTTCATGTTCATCCACACCTCACCGCTGCTTGCTAGAAATGTAGGATGTGATTTCCGGAGATTTTTTCTTAGCTTTACAGTGGATTTTTGTGATAAATCCTCCTATGACTCCTTTACAAAATAGAAGTGCAAAGTCCAGGTagaattatatttaattattacagaaaaaaaaaatcataactgtaCAATTATGCCCAGTCTGGAAAAGCTCTTTCTACTTACCAGATGTAGGAACAGGAACACTTATAAACCCCCATGAGGAGTGGATTATTGCTGAGACTGAATTTGTAGTTTGGGGTTAAAAGTCaactttgagttttgctttggAGGATGCTACAGCCAATTCCGAATCCCCGACCATCTGTATGACTTTTATGTCCAACTACCACAGCAGTGGTTGGCCTAGCTCTTCACTGTGTAATGCATAGAACAGATGCCtcacttttttttacattttttttttaaacagccacaGACACCCGGTTTCCAGCTCCCGTTGAGGTCTGCCTCTGCCCACAGAGCTGCTTCCCGCCCCCCGCATCAGTTTCCAATGCCAAGATCTGCGCTGCAGGTACTTCATGGCTAGCTGCCACTGTGCTTTGCAAACCAGCCTCACCCCTGAGAGGACCCAGGAACAAAAGTAGTAAAGAAGCACTAACATCTATTCTTACCCgaggaaaagctgcttttttttaggATCTCAGGATTCACAGTTTTGCCCTGAAGTCAGCAGAGAAAATGATGACATAGCAACTAATTGTCAGACAAGCAATGCTCAGCTATTAAGACTTTTTTGTACCATACTCTTCGTTCTAGTATTTCATTAGCAAGGAatcacacagaaagaaagaaaatctgtaaaacacttcactttaaataaatattggGACTGTAAGAGGTTAAACAAAGGTCAAGCGCTTGGTATATAAAACATGTAACAATGAACATAAGAAATTCAATCTTTATTCTgagaatatttacaaaataaataataatacacTCTCATATACTTAACATGTATTTCAAAAATGAAACGAACAAGAATTTAAGTTCTTAGCACAGTATGGTCCACCTTTTCAAATTTCAtgttaaagttttattttcatctaaTTTCAGAAATGTATAGACCCATCAGAAAAAACAGCGtaagtttttcctcttcagttgaATGTTGTCTTCTAAAAATTTGGATTACTGACATACTAATTTATATTCTTTGATAtaccaagtgatttttttttcccaagaaactCTAGTTGTTATGACCTTATCAGCTTTTTAAGATCAGCCATAACAAATTACCTTTTGTATCGGTAACAATGCAACCCATTATTCAAGATGAAAGATTTTTAACACACAAATTACACACAAAAGTAGTATCAGAATAGAATTCAAACAAAATGCTCATGTGTAAACACATACCACAAGCTTTGTAAAGGTCTGAAATGGAGTTTTCTAACCAACGTGGGCTACGTAGCAATGGCATGTAACGGAGAAGCATTTAAGGCCATACATTGTGAACTAACACTCTGCACCTCTTAAACACTGGACTGTTGACTGCTTTCGCTAGCTGGTTAACACAGCTGTGTAGGCACTTAGCAGGTGGAAAACTGGACAACTAATTGAGGACCTTATTGTGGAAAAGTTTGGCTTCAGAAGATTTTAATTTGTGGCCTGCCTACTACTACTAAAGTTCAACCCCACACGGTTTATAGTATGGCATGAGGTAACTTCATGGGTTTTCTGTTCAAGACAGGGACCCTCAAAATTATGGCACTGTTTTTTATCATAAACTTCTACTTTACATAAAGCCCCTAACATAGGTAACTGCCATTCCTCCAAGCAAGTCTCCCTTTATACCTTTAAACAGAGCTTCTGAACCAGCTCGCAAATTGTTTCAATGTCCGTACAAATTTATTGTTGCTTATACGGTCTCTAATTCTTTCAGAGTGGCTTTCTTCTTTccatattcctttatttttcttcaaggcCTTTAACTCTGCTCGAAGCAGTCTTTTGTGAAGTTTCCAGTACAGGCGGGAATCATGATGTAGTCCTTCAATACGTGCTGTTCTGCCAAGCCCTTGTCTCAAGATCTCTTCATTTAAGCACACGCTGAGAAATCGACCCTATAGAAAAGCACAATAAATATGATATTCACTTCACCTTTAAAACAGAGGGGggagaggtgttttttggggtttgggattttttttttttggtttggttttttgtgttaaCTCCCTCTGAGATACAAGCTTTACTTCCGGCTAAATCTATTCTCTGGCAGAAAGAGTTAAAAGTTAAGAGGAATCCAGCTGACTGTTAAAACATAACACTAATGCAAGGCATTTGTGAGAGGACATTTGATGGACTAAACATCAGGGTAATCAGAACTACACGATACAGCCTAGCACTGTCTGACAGAGAAATACACCTGTATCATGAATCAGTCTGCAAAAATACTGGTCTTGAAATTTGATTTACAAATACAATGTTTAAAATTAGTATCAAGATAGATAAATCACAAACAACAACATTCCTTAAATGTACTGAGATAACTGAACTGCATAACTACAGCCAAACTCAAAACTGCAGATAAAAGTCAATTTTTGTCACGACATTTACCTTATTTACCAAAACAAGGCACTCGAGTGCCACGTCCTCCCTTCCGAGAAGCTGGAACCATatcatttgtttgggttttaactCTTGCTGTAACCAGGCCATGCCACTCGGAGCCAGCTCCACTCCAGCAAGTCTTACCAGCAGCAGACCTTTTGATTGCCCTGATTAAGAAAGAGCGAGCTTTGTTACTGAATGCAGCGAAGGAAATTTCATGCTTTGCACAGACCCTCAGCTGTTGGGAATGAATTTATTCCCacggacttaaaaaaaaagaaaaagaatccatttTAGTTCCCCAAAGCACTGCTTATTCACAAATAAGAATCTGGTCTCATCTCTCcttcagtaaaaaaattaattcaagattGCGTAAGTGGTTTTAGCTAGCTTGGTTTATTTTGCATACAGATAGAAAGAACCGCTTTCATTATCAGTCACTATTATTTTATCTGAAGGGGCAGAAGCAACAGGCAAGAAGCATCAGCGCCTGCGGGTACCTGCAAAGCAAGCGTGTGACTCACAGACACACGGACAGCTTCTGCCCCAAGAAGGGGTTTGTATAGCGGCCGTCAGGTCTTCACCTGTACGTAAAAGCGCAATCCCAACAGAGCCTTTTTGCCAGGAAGGAGATGAGCTCTGCACGCCAATGAACTGCCCGCGCGCTAGCTTTTGCTGCCAGAAAAATATTACGATAATGATGCtaattaatagaaatattacagGTCTCCTCACAgtcttttcttccccagtttcgCACCTGTAAAGTATGGAAAGACCAAAAGGCAGAGCCAGAATTGTGCCTTAACCCCCCCTCGATGCTCGCTCTCTGTGTAGACACGTCAAGAACAGCAACATTTCATTCCTACCCTTGTTCTTCACATACTTTCACTTACATTTTCTCTGTATCGCTGTAACGAAAGGAATGCTAATGGGAATGTGTTCAACTTCCAGGCCTTTCTCAGTTATGTGATGTAATTTTCCCCGCAATTTCACATTCTTTTCTACAAACTTTGCAGGTATATCCATAGCACTTGTAAACTTTGCTGTCTATTGatggaaaaaagagcaagacaaagtttaaaaaaaaaaaaaagtagagcagTTACAATCACATTGAATCCAACTTCTTCTTAAAGTAGTTTGGCAAATCACAGATCTGTTATTAGACAGCATGGCaagtgtgtgtatacatatatatatatatatgtgtatatatatatattttaagaggAATCAGCTGCAGAAGCCATTACCTGCGAGCCCTTCCAGGCACTTAGGGATGTTCCCTGTTTCACGGGACTTGCAATATTAGGGGTGGGCATAAAAGCAAGGTttagagaaagaacagaaactgccatttgttGAGCAATGCATACTGAAGTTCACTTAATTCACCATGTTTTAGAGTGTTTTAGAAGTGGCCTGAACGGTGCTAGAACAGGGGTGAAAGGAAGCCAAGACGCGTTTAAAGACGCTAGCAAAGAACATACACgctgaaaacaaaggcagagcagggaggacaGAAACAACAGGGACTCTGGTACGGGAGTAAAAGAGGAGAGGACAAAAGCAGGCGTACACCTTTGAAAGATCACAAGAAGATTAAATTTGATACCGTAGCCGTCGATTAATGGGAGGATTCAAAGGGACAGTTACATGATCACACAGGAAAACTAAGCTTAGCAGCAGCAAAGacttggccagcagcagcagcgcaggaGTGAAGCAGCACCTGGATTAGGGGGTGCAGGGAGAAGGGTAGGCACCGGGGATGGCGTAGCACCCAGAATTCAAGACACTAAGGTCTGGAGGTCTCACTGTAAGAAGCCTTTTGTAGAACACTGACCTACTCCTATACAGCTGTGACAAGTACCAACCTGCTCGTGTACAACTGCTGTGACACACCGGCCCcgggggaaataaaaaaaccccaagcaccACGACTAAACCCAAAGATCTTTCTCCTGTATGTTATTTATTCAGTAAACCTTCCCCTTCGTGGTCCGTAAGGTCTCCCACTAGGAATACAGAAATTCAGGACCTCGCGGGCAGCAAGCCTGAAGGTTTTTATGAACAGGAGT contains:
- the C7H3orf33 gene encoding protein C3orf33 homolog isoform X3 — protein: MAVAGVLVLARSVRLTAKFTSAMDIPAKFVEKNVKLRGKLHHITEKGLEVEHIPISIPFVTAIQRKWQSKGLLLVRLAGVELAPSGMAWLQQELKPKQMIWFQLLGREDVALECLVLVNKGRFLSVCLNEEILRQGLGRTARIEGLHHDSRLYWKLHKRLLRAELKALKKNKGIWKEESHSERIRDRISNNKFVRTLKQFASWFRSSV
- the C7H3orf33 gene encoding protein C3orf33 homolog isoform X2 codes for the protein MAERRSGAAEGLARLSEWADAHLSLLRTAKFTSAMDIPAKFVEKNVKLRGKLHHITEKGLEVEHIPISIPFVTAIQRKWQSKGLLLVRLAGVELAPSGMAWLQQELKPKQMIWFQLLGREDVALECLVLVNKGRFLSVCLNEEILRQGLGRTARIEGLHHDSRLYWKLHKRLLRAELKALKKNKGIWKEESHSERIRDRISNNKFVRTLKQFASWFRSSV
- the C7H3orf33 gene encoding protein C3orf33 homolog isoform X1, with protein sequence MAERRSGAAEGLARLSEWADAHLSLLRSLSTGMAVAGVLVLARSVRLTAKFTSAMDIPAKFVEKNVKLRGKLHHITEKGLEVEHIPISIPFVTAIQRKWQSKGLLLVRLAGVELAPSGMAWLQQELKPKQMIWFQLLGREDVALECLVLVNKGRFLSVCLNEEILRQGLGRTARIEGLHHDSRLYWKLHKRLLRAELKALKKNKGIWKEESHSERIRDRISNNKFVRTLKQFASWFRSSV